In Salinigranum marinum, one DNA window encodes the following:
- a CDS encoding fructose PTS transporter subunit IIA: MTIDPTDIDRLTPPELVTLADPPASKEACIEFLLDVAVEAGRVEDREQALADLLQREEEATTGVGFGIGIPHAKTTAVSEPAVVFGRSEAGIDFDAMDDEPAHLLFMLLVPAEGGEEHLEILSSLSRALMHESVRDSLRTADSVAGVRSALKEAVSG, encoded by the coding sequence ATGACAATCGACCCAACCGACATCGACCGCCTGACACCGCCCGAACTGGTAACGCTCGCCGATCCACCCGCGTCGAAGGAGGCGTGTATCGAGTTCCTCCTCGACGTCGCGGTCGAGGCCGGCCGCGTGGAGGACCGCGAACAGGCGCTCGCCGACCTGCTCCAGCGCGAGGAGGAGGCGACGACCGGCGTCGGATTCGGCATCGGCATCCCCCACGCGAAGACGACCGCGGTGTCGGAGCCGGCGGTCGTGTTCGGCCGCTCCGAGGCGGGCATCGACTTCGACGCGATGGACGACGAACCGGCACACCTGCTGTTCATGCTCCTCGTGCCGGCCGAGGGCGGGGAGGAACATCTCGAGATCCTGAGTTCGCTCTCGCGGGCGCTCATGCACGAGTCGGTCCGCGACTCGCTTCGCACGGCCGACTCCGTCGCGGGCGTCCGCAGCGCGCTGAAGGAGGCGGTGTCCGGATGA
- the glpR gene encoding HTH-type transcriptional regulator GlpR: MLPAERRRRIAERVTEQGGQSVDELASALDVSKATIRRDLTELEERGLVDRSHGGAVPVMSVGGEQTYDQREIQNLDAKRAIADHAIDEIIDGSVVFFDSGTTTMEVARAAPKDGSFLAVTNSPRLAVELGKEENEVKLTGGTLRRRTRALVGPTAESFMGRLNFDLLFLGTNAIHDDGSLTTPNEDEARMKQLMVERSKRVVLVSDSSKLSRQSFVQFAHLDDVDVFITDAPIPDHHDRFEASEVSVVIAE; encoded by the coding sequence ATGTTACCGGCAGAGCGCAGACGACGGATCGCCGAACGGGTGACCGAACAGGGCGGCCAGTCGGTCGACGAACTCGCCAGCGCGCTCGACGTCTCGAAGGCCACCATCCGCCGCGACCTCACGGAACTCGAAGAGCGCGGGCTCGTCGACCGCTCCCACGGCGGGGCGGTCCCCGTCATGTCGGTCGGCGGGGAGCAGACGTACGACCAGCGCGAGATCCAGAACCTCGACGCCAAGCGGGCCATCGCCGACCACGCGATCGACGAGATCATCGACGGGTCGGTCGTCTTCTTCGACTCGGGAACGACCACGATGGAGGTCGCCCGCGCGGCCCCGAAGGACGGGTCGTTCCTCGCGGTGACGAACTCCCCGCGGCTGGCGGTCGAACTCGGCAAGGAAGAGAACGAGGTGAAGCTCACCGGCGGAACGCTCCGTCGGCGAACCCGCGCGCTTGTCGGCCCGACGGCGGAGTCGTTCATGGGGCGACTGAACTTCGACTTGCTCTTTCTCGGGACGAACGCGATCCACGACGACGGGAGCCTGACGACGCCGAACGAGGACGAAGCCCGCATGAAACAGCTGATGGTCGAGCGCTCGAAGCGGGTCGTGCTCGTCTCGGACTCGTCGAAGCTGTCGCGGCAGAGCTTCGTCCAGTTCGCCCACCTGGACGACGTGGACGTGTTCATTACGGACGCGCCGATCCCCGACCACCACGACCGGTTCGAGGCGTCGGAGGTCTCCGTCGTGATCGCCGAGTAA
- a CDS encoding isocitrate/isopropylmalate dehydrogenase family protein, whose protein sequence is MTDEIVVVPGDGIGQEVVPAAREVLEAVGDFEFIEARAGDHVRESEGEALPEETFDLAASADATLFGAAGETAADVVIPLRRAVGSFVNVRPARAYPGVDALKPETDLVFLRENTEGVYGGHEHRLTEDVSTLTRVVTGSASRRLARFACEYAEEGDFEGFTVAHKANVMRETDGRFKEAVETVAEKRGVETEDALMDALAMHLCLHPEEYGVIVCPNLAGDVLSDLAAGLVGGLGLLPSANLGPDRGLFEPVHGTAPDIAGQGVANPSATILSAAMLLDSLGYTDEADAVNGAVEAVLAEGPRTPDLGGDASTDDVTAAVLSRLD, encoded by the coding sequence ATGACCGACGAAATCGTCGTGGTTCCCGGTGACGGTATCGGACAGGAAGTGGTCCCGGCCGCGCGCGAGGTGCTGGAGGCAGTCGGCGACTTCGAGTTCATCGAGGCGCGGGCGGGCGACCACGTCCGCGAATCGGAGGGCGAGGCCCTCCCCGAAGAAACGTTCGACCTCGCCGCCTCCGCCGACGCCACGCTGTTCGGCGCGGCCGGCGAGACCGCCGCAGACGTCGTCATCCCGCTTCGGCGGGCCGTCGGCTCGTTCGTCAACGTCCGTCCCGCGCGGGCGTATCCGGGCGTCGACGCGCTCAAACCCGAGACGGATCTCGTCTTCCTCCGTGAGAACACTGAAGGCGTCTACGGCGGCCACGAACACCGGCTGACCGAGGACGTCTCGACGCTCACCCGGGTCGTCACGGGGTCGGCGTCGCGGCGGCTCGCGCGCTTTGCCTGCGAATACGCCGAGGAGGGTGATTTCGAGGGGTTCACCGTCGCACACAAGGCGAACGTCATGCGGGAGACCGACGGGCGGTTCAAGGAGGCCGTCGAGACGGTCGCCGAGAAGCGCGGCGTCGAGACCGAGGACGCGCTGATGGACGCGCTGGCCATGCACCTGTGTCTCCACCCCGAGGAGTACGGCGTCATCGTCTGCCCGAACCTCGCGGGCGACGTCCTGTCGGACCTCGCGGCGGGGCTCGTCGGCGGGCTCGGACTGCTCCCGTCGGCGAACCTCGGTCCCGACCGCGGGCTCTTCGAGCCCGTCCACGGGACGGCCCCCGACATCGCGGGACAGGGCGTCGCCAACCCGTCGGCGACCATCCTCTCGGCGGCGATGCTCTTGGACTCGCTCGGGTACACGGACGAGGCCGACGCGGTGAACGGCGCGGTCGAAGCGGTCCTCGCCGAGGGACCGCGGACGCCCGACCTCGGCGGCGACGCCTCGACCGACGACGTGACCGCCGCGGTGCTCTCCCGACTGGACTGA
- the leuD gene encoding 3-isopropylmalate dehydratase small subunit: protein MSDVEIPEVDYVSGSGVPIRGNDIDTDQIIPARFMKVVTFDGLGEFAFFDLRYEDDDTPKEHPFNEERFQDSSVLVVNANFGCGSSREHAPQALMRWGIDAVIGESFAEIFAGNCLALGIPTVTADSETIETIQAFVDENPHAEIEVDVAAETVTYGDTVVDVTVDDAQRKALVDGEWDTTALMRSNKNAVRDLAGSLPYLELES, encoded by the coding sequence ATGAGCGACGTCGAGATCCCAGAGGTCGACTACGTGTCGGGGAGTGGGGTTCCGATCCGCGGCAACGACATCGACACCGACCAGATCATCCCGGCGCGCTTCATGAAGGTCGTCACCTTCGACGGCCTCGGCGAGTTCGCGTTCTTCGACCTGCGGTACGAGGACGACGACACACCGAAGGAGCATCCGTTCAACGAGGAGCGGTTCCAGGACTCCTCGGTACTCGTTGTCAACGCCAACTTCGGTTGTGGCTCCTCGCGCGAACACGCCCCGCAGGCGCTCATGCGCTGGGGCATCGACGCCGTCATCGGCGAATCGTTCGCCGAGATCTTCGCCGGCAACTGCCTCGCGCTCGGCATCCCGACTGTCACCGCGGACTCGGAGACGATCGAGACCATCCAGGCGTTCGTCGACGAGAACCCGCACGCCGAGATCGAGGTCGACGTCGCGGCCGAGACGGTCACCTACGGGGACACCGTGGTCGACGTCACGGTCGACGACGCACAGCGGAAGGCGCTCGTCGACGGCGAGTGGGACACCACGGCGCTGATGCGCTCGAACAAGAACGCCGTGCGCGACCTGGCGGGCTCGCTCCCGTATCTCGAACTCGAATCCTGA
- the leuC gene encoding 3-isopropylmalate dehydratase large subunit, translated as MSEGTLYDKVWDRHTVTTLPTGQTQLFVGLHLIHEVTSPQAFGMLRERGLEVAFPELTHATVDHIVPTADQSRPYGDSAAEEMMSELEENVRESGIEFDDPTTGNQGIVHVIGPEQGITQPGKTIVCGDSHTSTHGAFGALAFGIGTSQIRDVLATGCIAMEKQKVRKIEVTGELGAGVEAKDIILEIIRRLGTEGGVGYVYEYAGEAIESLGMEGRMSICNMSIEGGARAGYVNPDQTTYEWLAETDEFRDDPERFEELKPYWESVRSDDDAEYDDVVVIDGDELEPVVTWGTTPGQGIGITEPIPAPEELPEAKQDTARRAQEHMRVTPGDTMDGYKIDVAFLGSCTNSRLADLRRAATIVEGRQVHPDVRAMVVPGSQRVQRAAEEEGLKEIFTEAGFDWRNAGCSMCLGMNEDQLQGDEACASSSNRNFIGRQGSKDGRTVLMNPRMVAAAAIKGEVTDVRDLKEVAVA; from the coding sequence ATGAGTGAAGGAACACTGTACGACAAGGTATGGGACCGCCACACGGTGACGACGCTCCCGACGGGACAGACACAGCTGTTCGTCGGGTTGCACCTCATCCACGAGGTGACGAGTCCCCAGGCGTTCGGGATGCTCCGTGAGCGTGGGCTTGAGGTGGCGTTCCCCGAACTGACGCACGCGACCGTCGACCACATCGTTCCCACGGCGGACCAGTCGCGTCCCTACGGCGATTCGGCGGCCGAGGAGATGATGTCGGAACTCGAGGAGAACGTCCGTGAGTCGGGGATCGAGTTCGACGACCCCACGACGGGGAACCAGGGCATCGTCCACGTCATCGGGCCGGAGCAGGGCATCACCCAGCCCGGCAAGACTATCGTCTGTGGTGACAGTCACACGTCGACCCACGGCGCGTTCGGCGCGCTCGCGTTCGGGATCGGCACCTCGCAGATCCGCGACGTGCTGGCGACGGGCTGTATCGCCATGGAGAAGCAGAAGGTCCGCAAGATCGAGGTCACCGGGGAGCTCGGAGCGGGCGTCGAGGCGAAGGACATCATCCTCGAGATCATTCGTCGGCTGGGCACCGAAGGGGGTGTCGGCTACGTCTACGAGTACGCCGGCGAGGCCATCGAGTCGCTCGGCATGGAGGGGCGGATGAGCATCTGCAACATGTCCATCGAGGGCGGTGCCCGCGCGGGCTACGTCAACCCCGACCAGACCACCTACGAGTGGCTCGCCGAGACCGACGAGTTCAGAGACGATCCCGAGCGGTTCGAGGAACTGAAGCCGTACTGGGAGTCAGTCAGATCGGACGACGACGCCGAGTACGACGACGTCGTCGTCATCGACGGCGACGAACTCGAACCCGTCGTCACGTGGGGAACGACGCCCGGACAGGGCATCGGCATCACGGAGCCGATCCCGGCTCCAGAGGAGCTCCCGGAGGCGAAACAGGACACCGCCCGCCGCGCGCAGGAACACATGCGCGTCACGCCGGGCGACACGATGGACGGCTACAAGATCGACGTCGCCTTCCTCGGCTCCTGTACGAACTCGCGGCTGGCGGACCTCCGTCGCGCCGCCACCATCGTCGAGGGGCGACAGGTCCACCCGGACGTCCGCGCCATGGTCGTCCCCGGCAGCCAGCGCGTCCAGCGCGCAGCCGAGGAGGAAGGGCTCAAAGAGATCTTCACCGAGGCCGGCTTCGACTGGCGGAACGCGGGCTGTTCGATGTGTCTCGGCATGAACGAGGACCAGCTACAGGGCGACGAGGCCTGCGCGTCGTCGTCGAACCGGAACTTCATCGGCCGGCAAGGGTCGAAGGACGGCCGCACGGTGCTGATGAACCCACGGATGGTCGCCGCCGCGGCGATCAAAGGGGAAGTGACTGACGTGCGCGACCTCAAGGAGGTGGCCGTCGCATGA
- the ilvC gene encoding ketol-acid reductoisomerase: protein MSDADFTIDVYYDDDADRSQIDDKTVAVLGYGSQGHAHAQNLADSGIDVVVGLREDSSSRAAAEADGLRVATPVEAAAQAEIVSVLVPDTVQPAVFDDISDELEPGNTLQFAHGFNIHYNQILPPEDVDVTMIAPKSPGHLVRRNYENGEGTPGLLAVYQDATGEAKAEALAYAHAIGCTRAGVVETTFREETETDLFGEQAVLCGGIASLIKQGYETLVDAGYSKEMAYFECLNEMKLIVDLMYEGGLGAMWGSVSDTAEFGGLTRGDRVIDDHARENMEAILEEVQNGEFAQEWITENQANRPKYWQLRAQEENHEIEEVGARLRGLFAWADEEDEETADDEKITLGE, encoded by the coding sequence ATGTCAGACGCAGACTTCACCATCGACGTATACTACGACGACGACGCGGATCGCTCACAGATCGACGACAAGACGGTCGCTGTCCTCGGCTACGGGAGCCAGGGCCACGCCCACGCGCAGAACCTCGCCGACTCGGGGATCGACGTGGTCGTCGGCCTCCGTGAGGACTCCTCCTCGCGCGCGGCGGCCGAAGCCGACGGCCTCCGGGTGGCGACGCCCGTCGAGGCGGCCGCTCAGGCGGAGATCGTCTCCGTGCTGGTCCCCGACACGGTCCAGCCGGCGGTGTTCGACGACATCAGCGACGAACTCGAACCGGGCAACACCCTGCAGTTCGCCCACGGCTTCAACATCCACTACAACCAGATCCTCCCCCCCGAGGACGTCGACGTGACCATGATCGCGCCGAAGTCCCCGGGCCACCTCGTCCGCCGCAACTACGAGAACGGCGAGGGCACACCCGGCCTCCTCGCGGTGTACCAAGACGCAACCGGCGAGGCCAAAGCGGAGGCGCTGGCGTACGCCCACGCCATCGGCTGTACGCGCGCCGGCGTCGTCGAAACCACGTTCCGCGAGGAGACCGAGACGGACCTCTTCGGCGAGCAGGCCGTCCTCTGCGGCGGGATCGCCTCGCTCATCAAACAGGGGTACGAGACGCTCGTCGACGCGGGCTACTCGAAGGAGATGGCGTACTTCGAGTGTCTCAACGAGATGAAACTCATCGTCGACCTGATGTACGAGGGCGGGCTCGGCGCGATGTGGGGGTCGGTCTCCGACACCGCCGAGTTCGGCGGACTCACCCGCGGGGACCGTGTCATCGACGACCACGCCCGGGAGAACATGGAAGCGATCCTCGAAGAGGTCCAGAACGGGGAGTTCGCCCAGGAGTGGATCACCGAGAACCAGGCCAACCGACCGAAGTACTGGCAGCTCCGCGCACAGGAGGAGAACCACGAGATCGAGGAGGTCGGTGCGCGCCTCCGTGGGCTGTTCGCGTGGGCCGACGAGGAGGACGAGGAGACGGCCGACGACGAGAAGATCACACTGGGAGAGTAG
- the ilvN gene encoding acetolactate synthase small subunit encodes MSSDRTTETESNTAENVHRTGLKGPGPDERPHPQGRRNSQGIRIDPEVEAEPDTREAVLSALVLNEPGVLARASGLFARRQFNIESLTVGTTQSEEYSRITLVIREPEPGIEQAKKQLEKLVPVISVTELTDEAVRRELALIKIEGEHPDQIAAVAEMYDGRVVDACADAITVEVTGPKNTIENALDTFERFGVREIVRTGTAALEAGANATAKHWPDE; translated from the coding sequence ATGAGCTCCGATCGGACGACCGAGACCGAGTCGAACACCGCCGAGAACGTCCACCGGACGGGACTGAAAGGCCCTGGACCGGACGAGCGGCCCCACCCACAGGGGCGACGCAACAGCCAGGGCATCCGCATCGACCCCGAGGTCGAGGCCGAGCCCGACACCCGCGAGGCGGTGCTCTCGGCGTTGGTCCTCAACGAGCCGGGCGTGCTCGCCCGCGCCTCGGGGCTGTTCGCCCGCCGGCAGTTCAACATCGAGTCGCTCACCGTCGGGACGACCCAGAGCGAGGAGTACTCGCGGATCACGCTCGTCATCCGCGAGCCCGAACCGGGCATCGAGCAGGCCAAAAAGCAGTTAGAGAAACTCGTGCCGGTCATCTCGGTGACCGAACTCACGGACGAGGCGGTCCGGCGCGAACTCGCGCTGATCAAGATCGAGGGCGAACACCCCGACCAGATCGCCGCCGTCGCGGAGATGTACGACGGGCGGGTCGTCGACGCGTGCGCGGACGCGATCACGGTCGAGGTGACGGGGCCGAAGAACACGATCGAGAACGCGCTCGACACGTTCGAGCGCTTCGGCGTCCGCGAGATCGTCCGGACCGGGACGGCCGCGCTGGAGGCGGGCGCGAACGCGACAGCGAAACACTGGCCCGACGAGTGA
- the ilvB gene encoding biosynthetic-type acetolactate synthase large subunit — protein sequence MSERATPTPETDDPTHGAADTEEQPRTDDADDERPPVTTGASSVVRALEAAGVEAAFGVQGGAIMPVYDALYDSPIRHVMMAHEQGASHAADAYGVVKGEPGVCLATSGPGATNLVTGIADANMDSDAVLALTGQVPSDMVGSDAFQETDTIGVTAPITKHNYFAGDADTVGDTVGEAFALAGMGRPGPTLVDLPKDVTQGEAGREPGPARPPKTYNPQMEADEQDVKVAARAIENAEKPLLLFGGGVIKANASKTARAFAIDHGIPVVTTMPGIGSFPEDHELCLSWAGMHGTGYANMAITHTDLLIAVGTRFDDRLTGGIDSFAPEAEVLHIDIDPAEISKNIHADYPLVGDAGRVIDQVDTAMEHSPDAREWREQCGQWKEEYPMDYAAPSDEPLKPQFVVEAFDEATADDTIVTTGVGQHQMWASQYWTYREPRTWVSSHGLGTMGYGLPAAIGARLAADQMGQEDRSVVCFDGDGSFLMTMQELSVAVRENMDITVAVLNNEYIGMVRQWQDAFYEGRHMAAEYNWCPEFDRLAEAFGARGWRVDDYDQVVDAVSEALAYDGPSVIDFHVDPGENVYPMVASGAPNGKFALSEDQL from the coding sequence ATGAGCGAACGTGCGACACCGACACCCGAGACGGACGACCCCACACACGGGGCGGCCGACACGGAGGAACAGCCACGAACGGACGACGCGGACGACGAACGACCGCCGGTGACCACCGGTGCCTCGTCCGTGGTCCGCGCCCTCGAAGCCGCGGGCGTGGAAGCGGCGTTCGGCGTCCAGGGCGGTGCCATCATGCCCGTCTACGACGCCCTCTACGACTCGCCGATCCGCCACGTGATGATGGCCCACGAGCAGGGGGCGTCCCACGCCGCCGACGCGTACGGCGTCGTCAAGGGGGAGCCGGGGGTCTGTCTCGCCACGTCGGGTCCCGGCGCGACGAACCTCGTCACGGGCATCGCCGACGCGAACATGGATTCGGACGCCGTGCTCGCGCTCACCGGGCAGGTGCCGAGCGACATGGTCGGCTCGGACGCCTTCCAGGAGACCGACACCATCGGCGTCACCGCGCCCATCACGAAACACAACTACTTCGCGGGCGACGCGGACACGGTCGGCGATACGGTCGGCGAGGCGTTCGCCCTCGCCGGCATGGGCCGTCCGGGACCGACGCTGGTCGACCTCCCGAAGGACGTCACGCAGGGCGAGGCAGGCCGCGAACCCGGTCCGGCCCGCCCGCCGAAGACGTACAACCCGCAGATGGAGGCCGACGAGCAGGACGTGAAGGTCGCGGCGAGGGCCATCGAGAACGCCGAGAAGCCCCTGCTGCTGTTCGGCGGCGGCGTCATCAAGGCCAACGCCTCCAAAACCGCCCGCGCGTTCGCCATCGATCACGGCATCCCCGTGGTGACGACGATGCCCGGCATCGGGAGCTTCCCCGAGGATCACGAGCTCTGCCTGTCGTGGGCCGGCATGCACGGCACCGGCTACGCGAACATGGCGATCACCCACACGGACCTGCTGATCGCGGTCGGAACCCGGTTCGACGACCGGCTCACCGGCGGCATCGACTCGTTCGCGCCCGAGGCCGAGGTGCTCCACATCGACATCGACCCCGCGGAGATCTCGAAGAACATCCACGCGGACTACCCGCTCGTCGGCGACGCGGGCCGCGTCATCGACCAGGTCGACACCGCGATGGAGCACTCGCCGGACGCCCGCGAGTGGCGCGAGCAGTGCGGGCAGTGGAAGGAGGAGTACCCGATGGACTACGCGGCGCCGTCGGACGAACCCCTCAAACCGCAGTTCGTCGTCGAGGCGTTCGACGAGGCCACCGCCGACGACACGATCGTTACGACGGGCGTGGGCCAGCACCAGATGTGGGCCTCGCAGTACTGGACGTACCGCGAGCCGCGGACGTGGGTCTCCTCTCATGGACTAGGAACGATGGGCTACGGCCTCCCGGCGGCGATCGGCGCGCGCCTCGCCGCGGACCAGATGGGCCAGGAGGACCGCTCGGTCGTGTGTTTCGACGGCGACGGCTCCTTCCTGATGACGATGCAGGAGCTCTCCGTGGCCGTGCGCGAGAACATGGATATCACCGTCGCAGTGCTCAACAACGAGTACATCGGGATGGTGCGACAGTGGCAGGACGCCTTCTACGAGGGCCGACACATGGCCGCCGAGTACAACTGGTGTCCCGAGTTCGACCGCCTCGCCGAAGCGTTCGGCGCGCGCGGCTGGCGCGTCGACGACTACGATCAGGTGGTCGACGCCGTCTCGGAGGCGTTGGCGTACGACGGGCCCTCGGTCATCGACTTCCACGTCGATCCGGGCGAGAACGTCTACCCGATGGTCGCCTCGGGCGCACCCAACGGCAAGTTCGCGCTCTCGGAGGACCAGCTATGA
- a CDS encoding LeuA family protein has product MTWTWRTLRRVPRRVEFFQGTLETTSEIETVRIFDTTLRDGEQSPRTSFSYDEKREIATLLDAMGTHVIEAGFPVNSDAEFEAVRDIASASETTTCGLARVVDKDVEAALESGVDMVHVFVSTSDVQLQDSMHASRAEAVERAVESVKRVKDAGVECMFSPMDATRTEKAFLFEIIEAVSAEGVDWINIPDTCGVCTPTRMANLVGEIVDVTDARIDVHAHDDFGLAAANAMAGFEAGAAQAQVSVNGIGERAGNAAYEEVVMSAESLYGIDTGIDTRRITELSRIVETASDIPVPQNKPVVGRNAFSHESGIHAAGVLENASTFEPGVMTPEMVGASREFVLGKHTGTHSVRKRLVDAGFEPTDAQVREITRRVKDYGAEKQRVTVTELERFADEVGVDRVEDEEEEVRA; this is encoded by the coding sequence ATAACATGGACGTGGAGGACACTTCGTCGGGTTCCCCGGCGGGTCGAGTTCTTCCAGGGCACACTGGAAACCACTTCTGAAATCGAGACGGTACGGATTTTCGACACGACGCTCCGCGACGGAGAGCAGTCGCCACGCACCTCGTTCTCGTACGACGAGAAGCGAGAGATAGCGACGCTGCTCGACGCGATGGGGACGCACGTCATCGAGGCAGGCTTCCCCGTGAACTCGGACGCCGAGTTCGAGGCAGTCAGAGATATCGCTTCGGCGTCGGAGACGACGACTTGCGGGCTGGCCCGCGTCGTCGACAAGGACGTCGAGGCCGCGCTGGAGTCGGGCGTCGACATGGTACACGTCTTCGTCTCGACCAGCGACGTTCAGTTGCAGGACTCGATGCACGCCTCGCGTGCGGAGGCTGTCGAGCGCGCCGTCGAGAGCGTCAAGCGGGTCAAAGACGCGGGTGTCGAGTGCATGTTCTCGCCGATGGACGCCACCCGGACGGAGAAGGCGTTCCTCTTTGAGATCATCGAGGCCGTCTCCGCGGAGGGCGTCGACTGGATCAACATCCCCGACACGTGCGGGGTGTGTACGCCGACGCGGATGGCGAACCTGGTCGGCGAGATCGTCGACGTGACCGACGCGCGGATCGACGTGCACGCACACGACGACTTCGGGCTGGCGGCCGCGAACGCGATGGCCGGCTTCGAGGCCGGCGCGGCACAGGCGCAGGTGTCGGTGAACGGCATCGGCGAGCGCGCCGGCAACGCCGCCTACGAGGAGGTCGTGATGTCCGCCGAGTCGCTGTACGGCATCGACACCGGCATCGACACCCGGCGGATCACGGAGCTGTCGCGGATCGTCGAGACCGCCAGCGACATCCCGGTGCCGCAGAACAAGCCCGTGGTGGGGCGCAACGCCTTCTCCCACGAGAGCGGCATCCACGCCGCCGGCGTGCTGGAGAACGCCAGCACGTTCGAGCCGGGGGTGATGACGCCGGAGATGGTCGGCGCCTCCCGCGAGTTCGTCCTCGGCAAGCACACGGGGACGCACTCGGTCCGCAAGCGGCTCGTGGACGCCGGGTTCGAGCCGACCGACGCTCAGGTGAGAGAGATCACCCGCCGCGTCAAGGATTACGGGGCCGAGAAACAGCGGGTCACGGTGACCGAACTGGAGCGGTTCGCCGACGAGGTCGGCGTCGACCGCGTCGAGGACGAAGAGGAGGAGGTCCGGGCGTAA
- a CDS encoding pyridoxamine 5'-phosphate oxidase family protein, giving the protein MAPSTASALDQAAIDAFLASQPTGTLSFAKENESYAVPVGFTYAPETGDIYFRLGYAPGSRKREYIEATDRATFVVAAETDTGWQSVVARGRLEHRNTVEDLAKHRLPGESVSQADRELAIPFYHVFEAPDEMVFALVRLEVDELTGVAEATDDGRS; this is encoded by the coding sequence ATGGCACCTTCGACCGCAAGCGCGCTCGACCAGGCAGCGATCGACGCGTTCCTCGCGAGTCAGCCGACGGGAACCCTCTCGTTCGCGAAAGAAAACGAGTCCTACGCCGTGCCGGTGGGGTTTACCTACGCACCGGAGACCGGGGATATCTACTTCCGACTCGGTTACGCCCCGGGGAGTCGCAAGCGCGAGTATATCGAAGCCACGGACCGCGCGACGTTCGTCGTCGCCGCCGAGACGGACACGGGCTGGCAAAGCGTCGTCGCGCGTGGCAGGCTGGAACACCGAAACACCGTCGAGGATCTCGCGAAACACCGGCTGCCCGGCGAGTCTGTCAGCCAGGCCGACCGCGAACTCGCGATCCCGTTCTACCACGTCTTCGAGGCCCCCGACGAGATGGTGTTCGCGCTCGTCCGTCTCGAGGTGGACGAACTCACCGGCGTCGCGGAAGCCACAGACGACGGTCGAAGCTAG
- a CDS encoding DUF5779 family protein yields the protein MSDFDLDLRGAEEYLDTDDIEGNVILGILDGSTPPGEWTAAVEGGSVLFLAIEGDLNQLAAGFARDIRDMGGELMHFRRFLVVAPPGVSIDTDRLS from the coding sequence ATGAGCGACTTCGACCTCGATCTCCGCGGCGCCGAGGAGTACCTCGACACTGACGACATCGAGGGGAACGTGATACTCGGAATCCTCGACGGCTCGACGCCGCCCGGCGAGTGGACCGCCGCCGTCGAGGGCGGGAGCGTCCTCTTTCTCGCCATCGAAGGGGATCTCAACCAGCTCGCGGCCGGCTTCGCTCGCGACATCAGGGACATGGGCGGGGAGCTGATGCACTTCCGGCGGTTCCTCGTCGTCGCCCCTCCGGGCGTGAGCATCGACACCGATCGCCTCTCCTGA
- a CDS encoding VOC family protein: protein MLSTLTHLALEVKHLDRARSFYTEHLGLEPTAQSETEVVFRTGETAVVLRRPSGVPRGGLHVHYAFATGADAYETWEARLSSLPTVAFDFGGSRSLYVDDPDDHCVEVGTVADASTDDLVGVFEVVLEVEDLPAAVERYRALGFEVVDRGDDRRRVRLRGPVDLELWEPQLGIADARGGVHVDLGFVADDPTGAARAVAPDADPEPVEHGVRVREADGHVLTFVGESDA from the coding sequence ATGCTCTCCACGCTCACACATCTCGCGCTCGAAGTGAAACACCTCGACCGGGCGCGCTCGTTCTACACCGAACACCTCGGCCTCGAACCGACCGCACAGTCCGAGACGGAGGTGGTCTTCCGGACCGGCGAGACCGCGGTCGTGCTCCGACGGCCGAGCGGCGTTCCACGGGGCGGGCTCCACGTCCACTACGCCTTTGCGACTGGCGCGGACGCCTACGAGACGTGGGAGGCGCGGCTCTCATCGCTCCCCACCGTGGCGTTCGACTTCGGCGGGTCGCGCTCGCTGTACGTCGACGATCCGGACGACCACTGCGTCGAGGTCGGCACCGTCGCCGACGCGTCGACGGACGACCTCGTCGGTGTCTTCGAGGTCGTCCTGGAGGTCGAAGACCTCCCCGCAGCAGTCGAGCGCTACCGCGCGCTCGGCTTCGAGGTCGTCGACCGCGGCGACGATCGTCGCCGAGTTCGGCTCCGTGGGCCCGTTGACCTCGAACTCTGGGAACCGCAGTTGGGAATCGCCGACGCGCGTGGCGGCGTCCACGTCGACCTCGGGTTCGTCGCCGACGATCCCACGGGGGCCGCGCGGGCGGTCGCCCCCGACGCCGACCCCGAGCCGGTCGAGCACGGTGTTCGCGTCCGCGAGGCCGACGGCCACGTCCTAACGTTCGTCGGCGAGTCGGACGCGTAG